From Deinococcus aquaticus, one genomic window encodes:
- a CDS encoding creatininase family protein, with amino-acid sequence MRIEDMNWAMVAETLRTEDRCVLPLGCTEQHATLSLATDTHLAARVAAEAADGLGVPVFPALPYGVTPSFTAYPGTVSLRVGTYLALLDDLLSGLYGQGFRRILIVNGHGGNSPGQGWLGEWLARHPDARVQWHNWWNAPRTWAAVQATDELASHASWMENFPWTRLEGVTAPEERKPMVDVAALRQLPPALVRERLGDGNYGGLHRRPDREMQRIWQEAVAETRALLQGGWA; translated from the coding sequence ATGCGGATCGAGGACATGAACTGGGCCATGGTGGCCGAGACGCTGCGCACCGAGGACCGTTGCGTGCTGCCGCTGGGCTGCACCGAGCAGCATGCGACCCTGAGTCTGGCGACCGACACGCACCTCGCCGCGCGCGTGGCCGCCGAGGCCGCTGACGGGCTGGGCGTGCCGGTGTTCCCGGCGCTGCCGTACGGGGTGACGCCGTCGTTCACGGCGTATCCGGGCACCGTGAGCCTGCGGGTGGGCACGTACCTGGCGTTGCTGGACGACCTGCTGTCGGGCCTGTACGGGCAGGGGTTCCGGCGGATCCTGATCGTGAACGGGCACGGGGGGAACTCGCCTGGGCAGGGGTGGCTGGGGGAGTGGCTGGCGCGGCATCCGGACGCGCGGGTGCAGTGGCATAACTGGTGGAACGCGCCGCGCACCTGGGCGGCCGTGCAGGCCACAGATGAACTGGCGAGTCACGCGAGCTGGATGGAGAACTTCCCCTGGACGCGCCTGGAGGGCGTGACGGCCCCCGAGGAGCGCAAACCCATGGTGGACGTGGCGGCCCTGCGGCAACTGCCGCCCGCGCTGGTGCGGGAGCGGCTGGGCGACGGGAATTACGGTGGGCTGCACCGCCGCCCGGACCGGGAGATGCAGCGCATCTGGCAGGAGGCCGTCGCGGAGACGCGCGCGCTGTTGCAGGGAGGCTGGGCGTGA
- a CDS encoding NUDIX domain-containing protein, translating into MSGPPDPFTTLPARPAATLSVGVSVLIQDEHGRVLLQRRGDDGRWGTPGGHLNPGESFLQAAQRELFEETGLICPDLRLMPLPDALIDGPAFRISTPRGDQYQVGLRTRGTLSAAALDLAAPDDSGETLALAWFPLTGLPPLSGAINVASLNLLRREQGLPELP; encoded by the coding sequence ATGTCCGGTCCACCCGACCCCTTCACCACCCTCCCGGCCCGCCCGGCCGCCACGCTGTCCGTGGGCGTCAGCGTCCTCATTCAGGACGAGCACGGGCGCGTGCTGCTGCAACGGCGCGGCGACGACGGCCGGTGGGGTACGCCCGGCGGGCACCTGAACCCCGGCGAGAGTTTCCTGCAGGCCGCGCAGCGCGAACTGTTCGAGGAGACCGGCCTGATCTGCCCGGACCTGCGCCTGATGCCGCTGCCGGACGCCCTGATCGACGGCCCCGCCTTCCGCATCAGCACGCCGCGCGGTGACCAGTATCAGGTGGGCCTGCGCACACGGGGCACCCTCAGCGCCGCCGCGCTGGACCTCGCCGCGCCCGACGACAGCGGTGAAACACTGGCCCTCGCGTGGTTCCCGCTGACGGGCCTGCCGCCCCTGAGCGGCGCGATCAATGTTGCCAGCCTGAACCTCCTGCGCCGCGAGCAGGGCCTGCCAGAACTGCCCTGA
- a CDS encoding aminotransferase class V-fold PLP-dependent enzyme → MTDTPRPDAHPAEPWSYETTAVQSSIPRGLGQTIGLPIHAAAAFQFDTLEEAQSEFQYNTGLSYARLQNPTVRALEDRLTTLEGGAATVAVASGQAATLTAILSVCRAGDHVVSASSLFGGTTGMLSNILPLMGITATLVENTPEAVRAAMQPNTRLVWAEMISNPAGDIADIRAFADIAHAHGALLAIDNTCGGVGFLARPLAHGADIVSQSLTKWAGGHGSVLGGAVTVGTGHDLTRNPIYTDGGEQSILNVRGDAALAWRQRWFGAHQLGMTLAPHSAFLIAQGLETLALRLERESATALGLAQWLEAHPRVGKVSYPGLPSHPHHHLAQTYLRGGQGAVLTFEVPDPSAFLSRVRVLRIAPNLGDVRTLVVHPWTTTHARVPETARHAAGVTPLTIRMSVGVEALADLKADIEQAL, encoded by the coding sequence ATGACCGACACGCCCCGCCCGGACGCCCACCCCGCCGAACCCTGGAGTTACGAGACGACTGCCGTGCAGAGCAGCATTCCGCGCGGGCTGGGGCAGACCATCGGCCTGCCGATTCACGCGGCCGCCGCGTTCCAGTTCGACACGCTGGAAGAAGCGCAGAGCGAATTTCAGTACAACACGGGCCTCAGTTACGCCCGCCTTCAGAACCCGACCGTGCGGGCGCTCGAAGACCGCCTGACCACCCTGGAGGGCGGCGCGGCCACCGTTGCCGTGGCGAGCGGGCAGGCGGCCACCCTGACCGCGATTCTCAGCGTGTGTCGCGCGGGGGATCACGTGGTGTCAGCGTCCAGTCTGTTCGGCGGGACGACCGGAATGCTCAGTAACATCCTGCCGCTGATGGGCATCACGGCCACGCTGGTCGAGAACACTCCCGAAGCCGTGCGGGCCGCCATGCAGCCCAATACCCGCCTCGTGTGGGCCGAGATGATCAGCAACCCCGCCGGGGACATCGCGGACATCCGTGCTTTCGCGGACATCGCACACGCGCACGGGGCGTTGCTGGCCATCGACAACACCTGCGGCGGCGTGGGCTTCCTGGCCCGGCCGCTCGCGCACGGCGCGGACATCGTCAGTCAGTCCCTGACCAAGTGGGCGGGCGGGCACGGCAGCGTGCTGGGCGGGGCCGTCACGGTCGGCACCGGGCACGACCTGACGCGCAATCCCATCTACACGGACGGCGGCGAGCAGAGCATCCTGAACGTGCGCGGCGACGCGGCCCTCGCGTGGCGGCAACGCTGGTTCGGCGCGCACCAGCTGGGCATGACGCTGGCCCCGCACAGCGCGTTCCTGATCGCGCAGGGCCTCGAAACCCTCGCCCTGCGACTGGAGCGTGAGAGTGCGACCGCGCTGGGCCTCGCGCAGTGGCTTGAAGCGCACCCGCGCGTCGGGAAGGTCAGTTACCCCGGCCTGCCCAGCCACCCGCACCACCACCTCGCGCAGACTTACCTGCGCGGCGGTCAGGGCGCGGTCCTGACCTTCGAGGTGCCGGACCCCAGCGCGTTCCTGTCGCGCGTGCGGGTGCTGCGCATCGCCCCGAACCTGGGGGACGTGCGCACGCTGGTCGTGCACCCCTGGACGACCACGCACGCCCGCGTGCCCGAAACGGCCCGTCACGCCGCCGGGGTCACGCCGCTCACCATCCGCATGAGTGTGGGCGTCGAGGCCCTGGCCGACCTGAAAGC